Proteins from one Salinispora arenicola genomic window:
- a CDS encoding non-ribosomal peptide synthetase — MTRTIDRAALRTALLRKRLSGQAGVSPEDAIARVSRGGQLPLSPAQRRLWILDRLRPGSAEYLMTTAVRLRGQLCLPALQTALDGLVARHEVLRTRYVDVDGEPAQVIDGPEPVALHRRDGLEGLDAVLSTELPTIDLATGPVFRPTLVRLGEDEHALVLTLHHIAGDAWSEEVVARELGERYAAAAAGREPEFADLPVQYADFAVWQRERSSGEASTGDLAYWREQLAGLSPLELPTDRPRPPVRDGAGALVQVGVSALIATRFARLARDRGVTPFTAFLAAFKVLLARYTGQADIAVGTPVAGRSQPETQDMVGLFLNTLVLRTDLSDSPSFLDVLDRVRETVLDAQSHQELPFEQVVDELAPVRDPSRSPLFSTMFLTIDRVTGAPSFGDLAVEPLPVGEVAAKFDLTLSVIERADGTLGVGVNYATALFEPETMTRLAGHYAHLLQAIVSDPETPVGQLELLSAAEREQVVTGWNDTAVDYPSGTLPGLVADQVRRTPLREAVRFDGASLTYAELDARANQLAHHLRSLGVGPESVVGVCLPRSLELVVALLGVHKAGGAYLPLDPDHPAERLRYLREDSGATTMIDTDTFAALADRPTHDPRVVVAPAHPAYVIYTSGSTGRPKGVVVEHRGIVNRLHWMQQAYGLDATDRVLQKTPASFDVSVWEFFWPLITGATLVVARPGGHRDPAYLARVIDSERITTLHFVPSMLRAFLTEPFGGLPSLRRVICSGEALTSDLVASVHDRIGCELHNLYGPTEASVDVTATRCHPGEPVTIGVPIANTRAYILDRDLQPVPVGVPGELTLAGVQLARGYLRRPALTADRFVPDPFNPGGRLYRTGDLARRRPDGRIDYLGRLDHQVKINGVRVELGEVEHALTEHPTVRAAAVTVDDGQLVAHLVGDPDLSMLPDFLRATMPEVMVPAHWLVYEALPVTSSGKVDRKALSAPDRNRATIDGYVAPRTPLERMIASAVANALNIDKVGIEDRFFALGGDSMRAIRVVGTLRAAGVELAVHDLFTHQTVAGLATLAGGAAAEDPLVERFAQLSDADRRLLPDSLVDAYPLSETQAGMVYEMLAASDRTVYLNVSCYRIHDELPFDVDTLRAAATILVARHEILRTSFDLSTYSETMQLVHAEAELPVTYTDLTGLEPQAQRTTVDEFLVAERGRPIDIARPPLLRYHVHDISKNEWWLTHTECHAILDGWSHTSVVNELVSIYRRLRTGREPDLTPPPEVRFADFVAAEKRALATTGDREFWATTIGRYNKLELPEGWASQGRDEKATIIDVPWADLAPGLRRLATTAGASMKSVLHAAHLKAISIVTGRRRFFGGLVCNGRPEVLRGDEVFGMYLNTVPFAADVTAATWRTLVADVFAGEAKLWPHRRYPMPAMRREWSPGGPLVDVAFGYLDFHVLDWKADAVGMVDDFSPSELPLEVWTFPGLLRLGGRPSRISRENLELLGRTYRHVLEAMAADPHAGTDISLTTADHDHALRAGGDSARDYPTDELVHQLVERQARSTPDAVAIRQAGHTLTYAELDAAANRLAHRLRALGAGPGTLVGLFLTRSPDLVVGMLAALRAGAAFLPLDPAYPAERLRYLITDAEVGLLLTEPDLPLPAKVTATVEVVTDHPDLPCTRPAVTPSLEDLAYVIYTSGSTGRPKGVGVPHRGALNLRHAQREHLDVRPGDRVLQFASPSFDASVWELLMSLTNGAELVLPPRGTDPGDLRQQAGLVTHMTLPPSLLERLSPEDFPHLRVLVSAGEACPVDQVVRWSGHARFINAYGPTETSVCATLTEVAPTVTAPPSIGRAIGGVAAYVLDSDLRPLSAGVRGELYVGGAGLARGYLGRPELTAERFVPNPYGPAGARMYRTGDVVSRNLDGTIQYHGRTDHQVKVRGHRIELGEIEEALNGHPAVASAVVAVHRPGTTDATLVAYTRAVDTPPSTAELREYLRTRLPGHLLPAHWIAVDEFALTPAGKVDRAALPAPDGARPELDSTYVAPSTEVERALAGAWREALAVDRVGVHDDFFELGGHSLAMMRIIATLRARDGIELTFRSFIVHRTIAALAATIADEPAGRAMMWLRRSGSAAPLFCVHPGGGSAHWYLRLVPHLAPDIPVAAFEWPATHDEIPTAEQMAERYLAELRAAQPRGPYRLFSWCGGSSIATEMARSLTEAGEQVTFILLDPGLDAHTRAEGWQELDYIRRLETLIEHIVADPQADTTDRRTEILALLDHLVDDVDPAVGITLPAQGVGDVWPRSVRIWREVMELDLAYRHNPYSGQLHLVVSDELERGEHEVAIGQTFGDYVARWRELVEGGVTVHRVPGDHFGVMKPPHVAELGALLGSLTGPS; from the coding sequence GAGCTGCCAACCGACCGGCCCCGCCCACCGGTACGCGATGGCGCTGGCGCACTGGTGCAGGTCGGCGTGTCGGCCCTGATCGCCACCCGGTTCGCGCGGCTTGCCCGCGACCGTGGGGTCACCCCCTTCACGGCGTTCCTGGCCGCGTTCAAGGTGCTTCTCGCCCGCTACACCGGACAGGCCGACATCGCCGTGGGCACACCGGTCGCCGGCAGGTCCCAGCCGGAGACCCAGGACATGGTGGGCCTGTTCCTCAACACGCTGGTGCTGCGGACCGACCTGTCCGACTCGCCGTCGTTCCTCGACGTGCTGGATCGGGTACGTGAGACCGTGCTGGACGCGCAGTCACACCAGGAGCTGCCCTTCGAACAGGTGGTTGACGAGCTTGCCCCGGTCCGGGACCCGTCGCGCAGCCCGCTCTTTTCGACAATGTTCCTGACCATCGACCGGGTCACCGGTGCGCCCTCCTTCGGGGACCTGGCCGTGGAGCCCCTGCCGGTTGGCGAGGTCGCGGCGAAGTTTGACCTGACGTTGTCGGTGATCGAGCGTGCCGACGGGACGCTCGGGGTGGGAGTCAACTACGCGACCGCCCTCTTCGAGCCGGAGACCATGACCCGGTTGGCCGGGCACTACGCCCACCTGCTCCAGGCGATCGTGTCGGACCCGGAAACACCGGTCGGCCAGCTGGAGTTGCTGTCGGCAGCCGAGCGGGAGCAGGTGGTCACCGGTTGGAACGACACCGCCGTCGACTATCCCAGCGGTACCCTGCCGGGACTCGTCGCCGACCAGGTGCGGCGTACCCCGCTGCGGGAGGCCGTGCGGTTCGACGGTGCCTCGCTGACATACGCCGAGTTGGATGCCCGGGCCAACCAGCTCGCCCACCACCTGCGCTCCCTCGGCGTCGGTCCGGAGTCGGTCGTGGGTGTGTGCCTGCCCCGGAGCCTGGAGCTGGTCGTCGCACTGCTGGGCGTGCACAAGGCCGGCGGCGCCTATCTGCCGCTCGATCCCGATCACCCAGCGGAGCGCCTGCGCTATCTGCGCGAGGACTCCGGCGCCACGACGATGATCGACACGGACACGTTCGCCGCTCTCGCCGACCGTCCGACGCACGACCCCAGGGTCGTGGTCGCCCCCGCGCACCCGGCGTACGTGATCTACACCTCGGGATCGACCGGGCGCCCCAAGGGAGTCGTGGTGGAGCACCGGGGCATCGTCAACCGGCTGCACTGGATGCAGCAGGCGTACGGTCTCGACGCCACTGACCGCGTGCTGCAGAAGACCCCGGCCAGCTTCGACGTATCCGTCTGGGAGTTCTTCTGGCCGTTGATCACCGGCGCCACCTTGGTCGTCGCCCGGCCGGGCGGGCACCGCGACCCCGCCTACCTGGCCCGCGTGATCGACAGCGAGCGCATCACGACCTTGCATTTCGTTCCCTCGATGCTGCGCGCGTTCCTGACCGAACCCTTCGGAGGGCTGCCGTCGCTGCGCCGGGTGATCTGCAGCGGTGAGGCACTCACCTCCGACCTCGTCGCCTCCGTGCACGACAGGATCGGCTGCGAGCTGCACAACCTCTATGGGCCCACCGAGGCATCCGTTGATGTGACCGCGACGCGGTGTCATCCCGGTGAGCCCGTCACGATCGGGGTTCCCATCGCGAACACCCGCGCCTACATCCTCGACCGCGATCTGCAGCCCGTTCCGGTCGGCGTTCCGGGCGAGTTGACGCTCGCCGGTGTCCAGCTCGCCCGCGGCTACCTGCGCCGTCCTGCCCTGACCGCCGACCGGTTCGTGCCCGATCCCTTCAACCCGGGTGGACGGCTGTACCGCACTGGTGACCTCGCCCGTCGCCGCCCCGACGGCCGGATCGACTACCTTGGTCGGCTCGACCACCAAGTCAAGATCAACGGAGTTCGGGTGGAGCTGGGCGAGGTCGAGCACGCCCTGACCGAGCACCCGACCGTCCGCGCCGCCGCCGTCACCGTCGACGACGGGCAACTCGTCGCCCACCTGGTAGGCGACCCCGACCTGTCGATGCTGCCCGATTTCCTGCGCGCGACCATGCCCGAGGTCATGGTCCCCGCGCATTGGCTCGTGTACGAGGCGCTACCAGTGACCTCCAGCGGCAAGGTCGACCGCAAGGCGCTGTCGGCTCCCGACCGCAACCGGGCCACGATCGACGGGTACGTCGCGCCGCGCACGCCGCTCGAACGCATGATCGCCTCCGCCGTCGCCAACGCGTTGAACATCGACAAGGTCGGCATCGAGGACCGGTTCTTCGCCCTCGGCGGGGACTCCATGCGGGCGATCCGAGTGGTCGGAACCCTCCGCGCGGCCGGCGTCGAGCTGGCTGTGCATGACCTGTTCACCCACCAGACTGTCGCCGGGCTCGCTACCCTCGCGGGCGGAGCGGCAGCGGAGGACCCACTCGTCGAACGGTTCGCCCAACTGTCCGACGCCGACCGGCGGCTGCTGCCGGACAGCCTGGTCGACGCCTATCCGCTGTCCGAGACCCAGGCCGGCATGGTCTACGAAATGCTGGCCGCCAGCGACCGGACTGTCTACCTCAACGTGTCCTGCTACCGAATACACGACGAACTGCCGTTCGACGTGGACACCCTGCGCGCTGCGGCCACGATCCTGGTAGCCCGGCACGAGATCCTGCGTACCTCATTCGACCTCTCGACCTACTCCGAGACGATGCAACTGGTGCACGCCGAGGCCGAGCTGCCCGTGACCTACACCGATCTCACCGGTCTCGAACCACAGGCTCAGCGCACCACCGTCGACGAGTTCCTCGTGGCCGAGCGGGGGCGGCCGATCGACATCGCCCGGCCGCCGCTGCTGCGTTACCACGTGCACGACATCAGCAAGAACGAGTGGTGGCTCACTCACACGGAGTGCCACGCCATCCTCGACGGTTGGAGCCACACGTCGGTGGTCAACGAGCTCGTGTCGATCTACCGGAGGCTGCGCACCGGCCGCGAGCCTGACCTCACGCCTCCACCGGAGGTCCGCTTCGCCGATTTCGTCGCCGCCGAGAAACGGGCCCTGGCGACCACCGGCGATCGCGAGTTCTGGGCGACGACAATCGGTCGGTACAACAAGCTGGAACTGCCTGAGGGATGGGCCAGCCAGGGGCGCGACGAAAAAGCGACGATCATCGACGTACCGTGGGCCGACCTCGCGCCCGGCCTGCGTCGGCTGGCGACGACTGCCGGCGCGTCAATGAAAAGCGTGCTGCACGCCGCGCACCTGAAGGCGATCAGCATCGTGACCGGCCGGCGTCGATTCTTCGGGGGCTTGGTCTGCAACGGTCGTCCCGAGGTGCTGCGCGGCGACGAGGTCTTCGGCATGTACCTGAACACGGTGCCCTTCGCCGCCGACGTGACCGCCGCGACGTGGCGTACGCTCGTCGCCGACGTGTTCGCCGGCGAGGCGAAGCTGTGGCCGCACCGCCGCTACCCGATGCCGGCCATGCGCCGCGAGTGGAGTCCCGGCGGCCCGCTGGTTGACGTCGCCTTCGGGTACCTCGACTTCCACGTCCTGGACTGGAAGGCCGACGCGGTCGGCATGGTCGACGACTTCAGCCCGAGCGAGCTGCCGCTAGAGGTGTGGACGTTTCCCGGCCTGCTGCGCCTGGGCGGACGACCGAGCCGGATCAGTCGCGAGAATCTGGAGCTGCTCGGCAGGACCTACCGACATGTGCTCGAGGCGATGGCGGCCGACCCCCATGCAGGCACCGACATCTCCCTCACCACAGCCGACCACGACCACGCGTTGCGCGCCGGCGGTGACAGCGCCCGCGACTACCCCACCGACGAGCTGGTGCACCAGCTCGTCGAACGTCAGGCACGCTCCACTCCCGACGCGGTCGCGATTCGTCAAGCCGGCCACACGCTCACCTACGCCGAGCTGGACGCGGCCGCCAACCGACTCGCACACCGACTGCGGGCACTCGGCGCCGGCCCCGGCACGCTCGTGGGCCTGTTCCTCACGCGCAGCCCGGATCTGGTCGTCGGCATGCTCGCCGCACTCCGGGCGGGAGCGGCGTTCCTGCCGCTGGATCCCGCCTACCCGGCGGAACGACTGCGCTACCTGATTACTGACGCCGAGGTCGGGCTGCTGCTCACCGAACCGGACCTGCCGCTGCCGGCCAAGGTCACGGCCACTGTCGAGGTCGTCACCGACCACCCGGACCTGCCGTGCACCCGGCCGGCGGTGACGCCCAGCCTGGAAGATCTGGCGTACGTGATTTACACCTCCGGATCGACCGGCCGGCCCAAGGGGGTGGGGGTCCCGCACCGGGGCGCGTTGAACCTGCGGCACGCCCAACGCGAGCACCTCGACGTCCGGCCCGGCGACCGGGTACTGCAGTTCGCCTCGCCGAGCTTTGACGCCTCCGTGTGGGAACTGCTGATGTCGTTGACCAACGGCGCCGAACTGGTGCTGCCACCACGCGGCACCGACCCTGGCGACCTGCGCCAGCAGGCGGGACTGGTGACACACATGACGTTGCCGCCGTCGTTGCTGGAACGGCTCTCGCCGGAGGACTTCCCACACCTGCGGGTGCTGGTGTCGGCCGGTGAGGCGTGCCCCGTTGACCAGGTCGTGCGGTGGAGTGGGCACGCCCGGTTCATCAACGCCTACGGGCCGACCGAAACGTCGGTGTGCGCGACGCTGACCGAGGTGGCACCTACGGTGACCGCGCCGCCATCGATCGGCCGAGCGATCGGTGGTGTGGCCGCGTACGTGCTCGACTCGGATCTACGCCCACTGTCGGCGGGCGTACGCGGTGAGCTGTACGTGGGCGGGGCGGGGCTCGCGCGGGGCTACCTGGGTCGTCCTGAGCTGACCGCCGAACGGTTCGTGCCAAACCCGTACGGACCCGCTGGTGCCCGGATGTACCGGACCGGGGACGTGGTGTCCCGCAACCTTGACGGCACGATCCAGTACCACGGCCGGACTGACCACCAGGTGAAGGTACGTGGCCACCGGATCGAGCTGGGTGAGATCGAAGAGGCGTTGAACGGGCACCCGGCGGTAGCGTCGGCGGTCGTCGCCGTACACCGCCCGGGTACCACCGACGCCACCCTGGTCGCCTACACCCGCGCCGTTGACACGCCGCCGAGCACCGCGGAGCTGCGTGAGTACCTGCGTACGCGTCTGCCCGGTCACCTACTACCAGCGCACTGGATCGCCGTCGACGAGTTCGCGCTGACCCCCGCCGGGAAAGTGGACCGGGCGGCATTGCCCGCACCGGATGGCGCTCGACCCGAGCTGGACTCGACGTATGTCGCTCCGTCGACCGAGGTGGAGCGGGCGCTGGCAGGGGCGTGGCGGGAGGCGCTGGCGGTGGACCGGGTCGGAGTACACGACGACTTCTTCGAACTGGGCGGCCACTCACTGGCGATGATGCGAATAATCGCGACGTTACGAGCCCGCGACGGAATCGAGCTGACGTTCCGGTCGTTCATCGTGCACCGCACGATCGCCGCGCTCGCCGCGACAATCGCCGACGAGCCGGCTGGCAGGGCGATGATGTGGCTGCGCCGGAGCGGGTCAGCGGCGCCGCTGTTCTGCGTGCACCCCGGCGGCGGCAGCGCGCACTGGTACCTGCGGCTGGTGCCCCACCTGGCACCCGATATCCCGGTGGCGGCGTTCGAGTGGCCGGCGACGCACGACGAGATCCCGACGGCGGAGCAGATGGCCGAACGCTACTTGGCCGAGCTGCGGGCCGCTCAACCGCGAGGACCGTATCGGTTGTTCAGCTGGTGCGGAGGCAGCAGCATTGCCACCGAAATGGCACGGAGCTTGACGGAGGCGGGCGAACAGGTCACGTTTATCTTGCTCGATCCTGGCCTCGACGCCCACACCCGGGCCGAGGGCTGGCAAGAACTGGATTACATTCGGCGACTGGAGACGCTGATCGAGCACATCGTGGCCGACCCCCAGGCCGACACCACCGACCGTCGCACCGAGATCCTGGCGCTGCTGGACCATCTGGTCGACGACGTGGACCCGGCGGTCGGGATCACTCTGCCCGCCCAGGGCGTCGGCGACGTGTGGCCGAGGTCGGTGAGGATCTGGCGCGAGGTGATGGAGCTCGATCTGGCCTACCGTCACAACCCGTACTCGGGGCAGCTGCACCTGGTCGTGAGCGACGAACTTGAGCGGGGTGAGCACGAGGTCGCGATCGGTCAGACGTTCGGCGACTACGTGGCGCGATGGCGCGAGTTGGTGGAGGGCGGCGTCACCGTGCACCGGGTACCGGGCGACCACTTCGGTGTGATGAAGCCGCCACACGTGGCTGAGCTGGGCGCGCTGCTCGGCAGCCTGACCGGCCCGAGCTGA
- a CDS encoding lantibiotic dehydratase: MDNTSVPLGAGWRLWSQFALRGPGFPASGVLRLAPAGLAEAADKFGADAVLSGADWTAFEDLYGEAAVGTAHELQRVAALPAFQTAVAWQNRPLLSTGIVPFLAWTPSAAGRTSMPRQREELVAHYWQRFCVKNDTIGFFGPVGWGHWDMSASGISVTPGIGLVESSEVYFSSWAVDAVAKLVNADPELRPWIAPRRVPFVRVDHGSVTVPGRRPQLLPSELLDVLARCDGVRPAREVGSAEQLEELVRRRILVWRLEVPADTRPEVWMRHWLTSVDAPGGRAAELLEVLTRGRSRITAAVGPDELKAALSDLESQFVTLTEETAVREKNAKTAPCRSLVYSDARRSARVRLGADLRDALAPLELLLTAGRWLTSTIAERVMARAREVFDGPTDLASFWFACMPVLHGEAGGIAAQVQEEFWRRWRSVLPPLTGSRVQVSTSRIAAAVREAFAAVDGGWTAARYLSPDVLVSDEGELVLGELHVATNTLGASLFVNQHPDPESLLAQTARDHPEPRLLPLLPKEHRARLSARIRQTLVRPEDYYVALVDQTADPARPRTVRSADVMVRAHDERLVAVLPDGAEFGLVDVFSHVLTTLVMDLFRLVPEADHTPRVTIDRMVVARESWRFPAGAMLFVEEKQEARRFVRARQWRRQAELPRFVFVVSPAEPRPFFVDFDAPVYVNILAKAVRRMSRQGDPEARLVITEMLPTPEQTWLVDDQGERYTAELRFVAVDDS; the protein is encoded by the coding sequence GTGGACAACACATCGGTACCTCTTGGCGCGGGCTGGCGGTTGTGGTCCCAGTTTGCGCTACGGGGCCCGGGCTTCCCGGCTTCTGGCGTGTTACGCCTCGCCCCGGCTGGTCTGGCGGAGGCCGCCGACAAGTTCGGTGCTGACGCGGTGTTGTCCGGCGCGGACTGGACGGCCTTCGAGGACCTGTACGGCGAGGCCGCGGTGGGCACAGCGCACGAGTTGCAGCGGGTCGCGGCGCTGCCGGCGTTCCAAACCGCGGTTGCCTGGCAAAACCGGCCGCTGCTCAGCACGGGCATCGTGCCGTTCCTGGCCTGGACGCCCAGCGCGGCGGGCCGGACCAGCATGCCGCGGCAGCGAGAGGAATTGGTCGCCCACTACTGGCAGCGGTTCTGCGTCAAGAACGACACGATTGGCTTCTTCGGGCCAGTGGGCTGGGGACACTGGGACATGTCCGCGTCGGGGATCTCCGTGACACCTGGCATCGGGCTCGTCGAGTCCTCGGAGGTGTACTTCTCCAGCTGGGCGGTGGACGCGGTAGCCAAGCTGGTCAACGCCGACCCCGAGTTGCGGCCGTGGATCGCGCCCAGGCGGGTGCCGTTCGTGCGGGTCGACCACGGCTCGGTGACCGTGCCAGGACGTCGGCCGCAGCTGCTGCCGTCCGAGCTACTCGACGTGCTGGCCCGCTGCGATGGGGTACGGCCAGCCCGTGAGGTCGGCTCGGCCGAGCAGCTGGAGGAGCTGGTGCGCCGTCGCATCCTCGTGTGGCGGCTGGAGGTCCCGGCGGACACGCGCCCGGAGGTGTGGATGCGTCACTGGCTGACGTCGGTTGACGCGCCCGGCGGCCGGGCAGCGGAGCTGTTGGAGGTGCTTACCCGAGGGCGTTCCCGCATCACTGCAGCAGTCGGGCCCGACGAGCTGAAGGCAGCCCTGAGCGACCTTGAGTCTCAGTTCGTGACCTTGACCGAAGAAACCGCCGTGCGGGAGAAGAATGCCAAGACCGCGCCGTGCCGGTCCCTGGTCTACTCCGACGCGCGGCGATCCGCGCGGGTACGGCTGGGCGCTGACCTGCGCGACGCGCTGGCGCCGCTCGAACTGCTACTGACCGCGGGCCGATGGCTCACTTCGACCATTGCCGAGCGGGTGATGGCGCGGGCACGGGAGGTGTTCGACGGGCCGACCGACCTGGCGTCATTCTGGTTCGCCTGTATGCCGGTACTACATGGTGAGGCCGGGGGAATCGCGGCACAGGTCCAGGAGGAGTTCTGGCGTCGGTGGCGGTCGGTGCTGCCGCCGCTGACTGGTTCCCGGGTGCAGGTCTCTACCTCGCGGATCGCGGCGGCGGTGCGCGAGGCATTCGCCGCGGTAGACGGGGGGTGGACGGCCGCCAGGTATCTCAGCCCCGACGTGTTGGTGTCCGATGAGGGCGAGCTGGTGTTGGGCGAGCTGCATGTGGCGACCAACACGCTGGGCGCGTCGCTGTTTGTCAACCAGCATCCGGATCCGGAATCACTGCTGGCGCAAACCGCGCGCGACCACCCGGAACCGAGGCTGCTGCCGCTGCTGCCCAAGGAGCATCGGGCGAGGTTGTCGGCGCGGATTCGACAAACGCTGGTGCGGCCGGAGGACTACTACGTCGCGTTGGTCGATCAGACCGCGGATCCGGCGCGACCCCGGACGGTACGCAGCGCGGACGTCATGGTGCGCGCGCACGACGAACGCCTGGTGGCGGTGCTGCCTGACGGCGCCGAGTTCGGCCTCGTGGACGTGTTCTCCCACGTGCTGACGACGCTGGTGATGGACTTGTTCCGCCTGGTGCCGGAGGCCGACCACACACCACGGGTGACGATCGACCGGATGGTGGTGGCGCGGGAGTCGTGGCGCTTTCCGGCGGGTGCGATGCTGTTCGTCGAGGAAAAGCAGGAGGCGCGGCGGTTTGTGCGGGCCCGACAGTGGCGACGGCAGGCCGAGCTTCCCCGCTTCGTCTTCGTGGTATCGCCCGCGGAGCCACGGCCGTTCTTCGTCGACTTCGACGCTCCTGTCTACGTGAACATTCTGGCCAAGGCGGTCCGGCGGATGTCACGGCAGGGAGACCCGGAGGCGCGGCTGGTGATCACGGAGATGCTGCCGACGCCGGAGCAGACATGGTTGGTGGACGACCAGGGCGAGCGGTACACGGCCGAGCTGAGGTTCGTGGCGGTGGACGACTCCTGA
- a CDS encoding phosphopantetheine-binding protein, with protein MITTVDVTELVASIYRETLHDETLDTNSDFFEAGGDSLTAFQITARLQASLDVEIPVALVFAYPSPVDLAQVVAADF; from the coding sequence ATGATTACAACTGTCGATGTTACTGAACTTGTCGCGTCGATCTACCGGGAAACGCTGCACGACGAGACGCTCGACACGAACAGCGACTTCTTCGAGGCCGGCGGCGACTCGCTGACCGCCTTTCAGATTACCGCGCGGCTGCAGGCGTCGCTGGACGTCGAGATTCCCGTCGCGCTGGTGTTCGCCTATCCGTCCCCGGTCGACCTCGCCCAGGTCGTTGCCGCTGATTTCTAG
- a CDS encoding threonine ammonia-lyase, protein MATIETTARSGLGIADVRVAAERISRLVRRTPLLALGPDLLLKGEHRQHGGSFKLRGAANAMLVLRPTEVVTGSSGNHGIAVATIGAACDVPVTVVMAAGTSEAKARAIRARGAQVVRVDGGVAERERRARSIADQSGAVYLPSSDHGLVVAGAGTVGLEVAEDAPGVTTIFVPTGGGGLLAGVCLAVDALDHPVRVVGVEPAHTRRYALSIAAGAPVELPPSTTIADGLRGQRPGAVPLPIIRRRVDELIGVTDDAIVQALGVLRGVGIAAEPSGAVALAGAMQSRYVGRTVAVVSGGNTPEELSAGSQAREERTAE, encoded by the coding sequence ATGGCCACCATCGAAACCACCGCCCGGTCCGGGCTGGGGATCGCCGACGTGCGCGTGGCCGCAGAGCGGATCTCCCGGCTGGTGCGGCGTACACCGTTGCTGGCACTCGGTCCGGACCTGCTCCTCAAGGGCGAGCATCGCCAGCACGGTGGGTCGTTCAAGCTGCGTGGCGCGGCGAACGCGATGTTGGTGCTGCGGCCGACCGAGGTGGTCACCGGATCGTCGGGCAACCACGGCATCGCCGTCGCCACGATCGGCGCCGCCTGCGACGTCCCGGTGACCGTGGTCATGGCCGCCGGAACCAGCGAGGCCAAGGCGCGGGCGATCCGTGCCCGCGGCGCGCAGGTGGTGCGGGTCGACGGTGGAGTAGCCGAGCGGGAGCGGCGGGCGCGGTCGATCGCGGACCAGTCCGGCGCGGTTTACCTGCCCTCGTCCGATCACGGCCTAGTGGTGGCCGGTGCCGGCACCGTCGGCCTTGAGGTGGCCGAGGACGCGCCCGGAGTCACCACGATCTTCGTCCCGACCGGCGGAGGTGGGCTACTCGCCGGCGTGTGTCTGGCCGTCGACGCGCTCGACCACCCCGTGCGCGTCGTCGGCGTGGAGCCGGCGCACACCCGCCGCTACGCGTTGTCCATCGCCGCGGGCGCACCGGTCGAGCTGCCGCCGTCGACGACCATCGCTGATGGTCTGCGGGGCCAGCGACCGGGGGCGGTGCCACTGCCGATTATTCGCCGTCGGGTCGACGAGCTGATCGGCGTGACCGACGACGCCATCGTGCAGGCGCTGGGCGTGCTGCGTGGGGTAGGGATCGCCGCGGAGCCGAGTGGCGCGGTCGCGCTCGCCGGCGCGATGCAGTCGAGGTACGTCGGACGGACGGTGGCGGTGGTATCCGGCGGCAACACACCTGAGGAGCTGTCTGCTGGATCGCAGGCACGTGAGGAGAGGACAGCAGAATGA